One genomic window of Polyangium aurulentum includes the following:
- a CDS encoding cytochrome P450 encodes MQSNESQTTGCPHAAATQLDPYDAAALRDAYALYARMRRDEPISYSPRLGAWVVSRHSDICAVLRDTTRFSSADTFSGGAELTREALDLLATGLPQTRMPVNSDPPAHGRLRRIVGSALTARKVAALRPRMRELTAALIDGFAADGRVDIIARLAEPLPIQMILEVIGVPLADMAAIKRWSADWFELLFARVPPDEQIQRVESFLQFQRYCERLIAERMAAPRDDALSDMLRAGSEDESPLTMAELVSLIGGAFIAAGHETTTKMIGNALKVLLSAPERWGAVKADPSVIPRYLEEALRIDPTLTGMVRTTTEPVEIAGVSLPAGTRLYLLFASGNHDEAQFPDPGAFDPTRANAADHLAFGRGSHYCIGAQLARAQAQIAIELLAERLPGLRLAPDQDIQYASHIALRGPVALWLAWDVPAAAHRDS; translated from the coding sequence ATGCAATCCAATGAGTCCCAGACGACGGGTTGTCCGCACGCCGCGGCTACCCAGCTCGATCCCTACGACGCTGCCGCGCTTCGGGACGCTTACGCGCTCTATGCGCGCATGCGGCGCGACGAGCCCATCTCCTACAGCCCTCGCCTGGGGGCGTGGGTCGTGAGCCGCCATTCGGACATCTGCGCGGTCCTGCGGGACACGACGCGCTTTTCTTCGGCCGACACATTCTCGGGCGGCGCCGAGCTCACGCGCGAGGCGCTCGATTTGCTCGCGACCGGTCTGCCGCAGACGCGCATGCCGGTGAACAGCGATCCTCCCGCGCACGGCCGGCTCCGGCGCATCGTCGGCAGCGCGCTCACGGCGCGCAAGGTCGCGGCGCTGCGGCCCCGCATGCGCGAGCTCACGGCCGCGCTCATCGATGGCTTCGCCGCCGATGGGCGCGTCGATATCATCGCGCGGCTCGCCGAGCCGCTCCCCATCCAGATGATCCTCGAGGTCATCGGCGTGCCGCTCGCGGACATGGCCGCCATCAAGCGGTGGAGCGCCGACTGGTTCGAGCTGCTCTTCGCCCGCGTGCCGCCCGACGAGCAGATCCAGCGCGTGGAGAGCTTCCTGCAATTTCAGCGATATTGCGAGCGTCTCATCGCCGAGCGCATGGCGGCGCCGCGGGACGACGCGCTGAGCGACATGCTGCGCGCGGGGAGCGAGGACGAGAGCCCATTGACCATGGCCGAGCTCGTCTCCCTGATCGGCGGAGCCTTCATCGCGGCAGGGCACGAGACGACGACCAAGATGATCGGCAACGCGCTCAAGGTCCTCCTCTCCGCGCCGGAGCGTTGGGGGGCCGTGAAGGCCGATCCCTCGGTCATCCCTCGTTACCTCGAGGAGGCGCTGCGCATCGACCCGACGCTCACCGGCATGGTCCGCACGACGACCGAGCCCGTGGAGATCGCCGGCGTCTCGCTGCCCGCGGGGACGCGGCTCTACCTGCTCTTCGCGTCCGGCAATCACGACGAGGCGCAATTCCCCGATCCGGGCGCGTTCGATCCCACGCGCGCGAATGCCGCAGACCACCTCGCGTTCGGGCGCGGCTCGCACTACTGCATCGGCGCGCAGCTCGCGCGGGCGCAGGCGCAGATAGCGATCGAGCTGCTCGCGGAGCGCTTGCCCGGCCTGCGCCTCGCGCCGGACCAGGACATCCAGTACGCCTCCCACATTGCGCTCCGAGGGCCCGTCGCGCTGTGGCTCGCGTGGGACGTGCCCGCCGCGGCGCACCGCGACAGCTAG
- a CDS encoding pentapeptide repeat-containing protein, translated as MNDPRTAWKPGARLGGRTFEGLALDGLALDDIDLQGARLVRCSLRKARLGRASLRGATLLDVDLEGADLESADLEGARFSGGSLVGARLAGVLGALVAFEKTDLGRASFTKASLAGARFAGAVLDGAVLEDSDLSGADLAGASLGGARLASTAMGRASLRGAGLGGAELSGVDLEGADLSGADLGDATLFKCTLTQALVVETNLAGARLVESVLSEVDLRKARLGGAAFLQCLLDAVVAEGVRFEGCDLGLSLLTGARLAGADLSQVSAEKTSFAGADLTGGKLSRLRGRFASFAGALLEGADLTGALLEEASFEEAKAPKARLDAAFLERARFVKADLSAASLREAVLRYADLSHARLSGADFTGADLTHADMHRARGEGARMSGARLEGVRGTDPERAKAEDFEPGGGRGGA; from the coding sequence ATGAACGATCCCCGCACGGCGTGGAAGCCCGGAGCGCGCCTCGGAGGCCGCACGTTCGAGGGCCTCGCGCTCGACGGCCTCGCGCTCGACGACATCGATCTGCAAGGAGCTCGGCTCGTCCGTTGCTCGCTGCGCAAGGCGCGGCTCGGGCGGGCCTCGCTGCGCGGCGCGACGCTCCTCGACGTCGACCTCGAGGGCGCCGACCTCGAGAGCGCCGACCTCGAGGGCGCGCGCTTTTCGGGGGGCAGCCTCGTCGGCGCGCGCCTCGCGGGCGTGCTCGGCGCCCTCGTCGCGTTCGAGAAGACGGACCTCGGGCGCGCCTCCTTCACCAAGGCGAGCCTCGCCGGCGCGCGCTTCGCGGGCGCGGTGCTCGATGGCGCCGTCCTCGAGGACAGCGACCTGTCGGGCGCGGATCTCGCTGGGGCGAGCCTCGGCGGCGCGCGCCTCGCGTCGACCGCGATGGGGCGGGCCTCGCTGCGCGGCGCGGGCCTCGGTGGGGCCGAGCTGTCGGGCGTCGACCTCGAGGGGGCCGACCTCTCCGGGGCCGATCTCGGGGACGCGACGCTCTTCAAATGCACGCTGACGCAGGCTCTGGTCGTCGAGACGAACCTCGCGGGGGCGCGGCTCGTCGAGTCGGTGCTCAGCGAGGTCGATCTGCGCAAGGCACGCCTCGGGGGCGCGGCGTTCTTGCAGTGCCTGCTCGACGCGGTCGTCGCCGAGGGCGTGCGCTTCGAGGGCTGCGATCTCGGCCTGTCGCTGCTCACGGGGGCGCGCCTCGCGGGCGCGGATCTGTCGCAGGTGTCGGCGGAGAAGACGAGCTTCGCGGGCGCGGACCTCACGGGCGGCAAGCTCTCGCGGCTGCGCGGTCGCTTCGCGAGCTTCGCGGGCGCCCTGCTGGAAGGCGCGGACCTCACGGGCGCGCTGCTCGAGGAGGCGTCCTTCGAGGAGGCGAAGGCGCCGAAGGCCCGGCTCGACGCCGCGTTCCTCGAGCGGGCGCGGTTCGTCAAGGCAGACCTCTCGGCCGCGAGCCTGCGCGAGGCCGTCCTGCGGTACGCCGATCTGTCGCACGCGCGGCTCTCCGGCGCGGATTTCACGGGAGCGGATCTCACGCACGCGGACATGCACCGGGCGCGCGGCGAGGGCGCGCGCATGTCGGGCGCGCGCCTCGAGGGCGTGCGCGGCACCGACCCCGAGCGCGCGAAGGCCGAGGACTTCGAGCCGGGAGGCGGCCGCGGCGGGGCGTGA
- a CDS encoding type VI secretion system Vgr family protein, translating to MEEVRHISFVVTTLGELELEVSQVTGREAISQLFEYEVLASYRQQGAGGITAEELLGQEAVLLLHRSRNGSLEVVRRVHGLIAEVNDRLETQADFSSFRMRFVPRAYRLSLMEQQDVLLDVDLPTLLRQKLDAAAFKGDDYQIRLFGKYPVRELVVQYRETDLAFISRQCEHFGVSFFFEHEDGRDVMVFTDRNEAFPEIQGKTALPYRPRGEHHEVYRFEENLRMIPAQYVVRDYNYRNPQMDVTGQAMFDEGKGTVIEYGTHVKTPDEADMLAQVRAEERIASRRRFEGTTDIERLAAGRRFVLSEHPMGDVRLLVTEMRIEAALSAYGAGIAQSDALRFECHFQAIREATRHRPARLTPRPRIYGVINAVVEAEEKGQYAEVDDQGRYLVKFMFDTQTPDGRRASRYVRMAQPHTGAGYGIHFPLRAGIEVLISFVDGDPDRPIITAAVPNPQTASPVVRDNRTRNVVRTGGGNEINFDDKSDGQRVKIHSPYASTTFQLGAPNSPESGAVLETWGASSQVAFSGVSSMSAWNALLTMAKTELASGNVISDAGGGPAKASEYALWGIELGVNSIGGMAETALKVVEIMRKEEERKIAKEKAKKIKAEAAYRKELEKRVAQIMAEAPPGTDERLVVARVEADIGAKTKALRDEYTLGGLPQNPNDPNSKRPGDVITAHLSDPRAEPSPELLALEAEYASALADIASGDPARAGAAEATFVRMGDLAKTFFQANFPVNKTADYGSVKTKEADQTAAKAALEQKGKDYAKADKDADAARNDALVMAKYELDLASAEYSRKEFELQQGEYARNLKQADHTLNAIKKATDLATTVTGLYSTVTGILGLLGEQGGVKKAREAWDKASDLLHDSNHREEEGFYVLGATMSDFAGSMSGFGKALAVVGAGLTGPAGALAAKLAIDKMNKAAALKAGAAKAKAITANSPEPVFNIQSSSGTAALIGKNAALVSSQATVLLGQVAEEEEEDEDELGLMDKVQGFFGKGKAAAKKKDKKKKDKEKKDKALADSLGKMARSVLDNKGTVAVVGEKQAFVTSPETVEIAGDQRVAVTSSKHVDVLGEEQIDVLAGARQSPGWGMKVDATTRNVTYGNVTGEWKGEITAQGIHLGAQRRSMGLESKLQSTTVSHGRTSVELDGTSMTLKSTRIEHTANLISVNGKRVMIG from the coding sequence ATGGAAGAGGTCAGGCATATCTCCTTCGTGGTCACGACCCTCGGCGAGCTCGAGCTCGAGGTCTCGCAGGTCACGGGGCGCGAGGCGATCTCGCAGCTCTTCGAGTACGAGGTGCTGGCGAGCTATCGGCAGCAGGGCGCGGGCGGGATCACGGCCGAGGAGCTCCTTGGCCAGGAGGCGGTGCTCCTCCTTCATCGCTCCCGCAACGGCAGCCTCGAGGTCGTGCGGCGCGTGCACGGGCTCATCGCGGAGGTCAACGACCGGCTGGAGACGCAGGCGGATTTCTCCTCGTTCCGCATGCGCTTCGTGCCTCGCGCCTACCGGCTATCGCTGATGGAGCAGCAGGACGTCCTGCTCGACGTCGACCTGCCGACCTTGCTCCGGCAGAAGCTCGACGCCGCGGCCTTCAAGGGCGACGATTACCAGATCCGGCTCTTCGGCAAGTATCCGGTGCGCGAGCTCGTCGTGCAATACCGGGAGACGGACCTCGCCTTCATTTCGCGCCAATGCGAGCATTTCGGCGTGAGCTTCTTCTTCGAGCACGAGGACGGGCGCGACGTGATGGTCTTCACGGACCGCAACGAGGCCTTCCCCGAGATCCAGGGGAAGACGGCGCTGCCCTACCGGCCGCGGGGCGAGCACCACGAGGTGTATCGGTTCGAGGAGAACCTGCGCATGATCCCGGCGCAATACGTGGTGCGCGACTACAACTACCGCAACCCGCAGATGGACGTCACCGGGCAGGCGATGTTCGACGAGGGGAAAGGGACCGTCATCGAGTACGGCACGCACGTGAAGACGCCGGACGAGGCGGACATGCTCGCGCAGGTCCGGGCCGAGGAGCGCATCGCGTCGCGCCGGCGATTCGAGGGGACGACCGACATCGAGCGCCTCGCGGCGGGGCGGCGCTTCGTGCTCTCGGAGCACCCGATGGGGGACGTGCGCCTGCTGGTCACCGAGATGCGCATCGAGGCGGCCCTCTCGGCGTATGGGGCGGGGATCGCCCAGAGCGACGCGCTGCGCTTCGAATGCCACTTCCAGGCCATTCGCGAGGCGACGCGCCATCGGCCGGCGCGGCTCACGCCGAGGCCGCGCATCTATGGCGTGATCAACGCGGTGGTCGAGGCGGAGGAGAAGGGCCAGTACGCGGAGGTCGACGACCAGGGCCGCTATCTCGTCAAATTCATGTTCGACACCCAGACGCCGGACGGCCGGCGCGCGTCGCGTTACGTGCGCATGGCGCAGCCGCACACCGGCGCGGGGTATGGCATTCATTTCCCGCTGCGGGCGGGCATCGAGGTGCTGATCAGCTTCGTCGATGGCGATCCCGACCGCCCGATCATCACCGCGGCCGTACCAAACCCCCAGACGGCGAGCCCGGTGGTGCGGGACAACCGGACGCGGAACGTGGTCCGCACCGGCGGCGGCAACGAGATCAATTTCGACGACAAGTCCGATGGGCAGCGGGTGAAGATCCACTCGCCTTACGCCAGCACGACCTTCCAGCTCGGCGCGCCGAATTCGCCGGAGAGCGGCGCGGTGCTGGAGACCTGGGGCGCCTCGAGCCAGGTCGCATTCAGCGGCGTCTCGAGCATGTCCGCCTGGAACGCGCTCCTGACGATGGCCAAGACCGAGCTGGCGTCGGGCAACGTGATCAGCGACGCCGGCGGCGGACCCGCGAAGGCCTCCGAATACGCGCTCTGGGGCATCGAGCTCGGCGTCAATAGCATCGGCGGCATGGCCGAAACCGCCCTCAAGGTGGTGGAGATCATGCGCAAGGAGGAGGAGCGCAAGATCGCCAAGGAGAAGGCGAAGAAGATCAAGGCCGAGGCGGCGTACCGCAAAGAGCTCGAGAAGCGCGTGGCCCAGATCATGGCGGAGGCGCCCCCCGGCACGGACGAGCGGCTCGTCGTGGCCCGCGTCGAGGCCGATATCGGCGCGAAGACGAAGGCGCTCCGCGACGAGTACACCCTGGGCGGGCTCCCGCAGAACCCGAACGATCCGAACAGCAAGCGCCCCGGCGACGTCATCACGGCCCACCTGAGCGACCCGCGGGCCGAGCCGAGCCCCGAGCTGCTCGCGCTCGAGGCGGAGTACGCCAGCGCGCTCGCCGACATCGCGAGCGGCGATCCGGCCCGCGCGGGGGCGGCGGAGGCGACCTTCGTCCGAATGGGAGACCTCGCCAAGACCTTCTTCCAGGCCAATTTCCCCGTCAATAAGACCGCGGACTACGGCTCGGTCAAGACGAAGGAGGCCGATCAGACGGCCGCGAAGGCCGCGCTCGAGCAGAAGGGCAAGGACTACGCGAAGGCCGATAAAGACGCCGATGCCGCGCGGAACGACGCGCTGGTCATGGCGAAATACGAGCTCGACCTCGCCTCGGCCGAATACAGCCGCAAGGAATTCGAGCTTCAGCAGGGTGAGTACGCGCGCAACCTGAAGCAGGCGGATCACACCCTCAACGCGATCAAGAAGGCGACCGACCTGGCGACCACGGTGACGGGGCTCTACAGCACGGTCACGGGTATCCTCGGCCTGCTCGGCGAGCAGGGAGGCGTGAAGAAGGCGCGCGAGGCCTGGGACAAGGCGAGCGACCTGCTCCACGATTCGAATCACCGCGAGGAGGAGGGGTTTTACGTTCTCGGGGCCACGATGAGCGATTTCGCGGGGAGCATGAGCGGCTTCGGCAAGGCCCTCGCGGTGGTCGGCGCGGGGCTCACGGGCCCGGCCGGGGCGCTCGCGGCCAAGCTGGCGATCGACAAGATGAACAAGGCCGCCGCGCTCAAGGCGGGCGCCGCGAAGGCCAAGGCGATCACCGCCAACAGCCCGGAGCCGGTCTTCAACATCCAATCGTCCTCGGGCACCGCCGCGCTCATCGGCAAGAATGCCGCGCTGGTCTCCAGCCAGGCGACCGTGCTGCTCGGGCAGGTGGCCGAGGAGGAGGAGGAGGACGAGGACGAGCTCGGCCTGATGGACAAGGTGCAGGGCTTCTTCGGCAAGGGGAAAGCGGCGGCGAAGAAGAAGGATAAAAAGAAGAAGGACAAGGAGAAGAAGGACAAGGCGCTCGCGGACTCCCTCGGCAAAATGGCGCGCTCGGTCCTCGACAACAAGGGGACCGTGGCGGTGGTGGGCGAGAAGCAGGCGTTCGTCACCTCGCCCGAGACGGTGGAGATTGCGGGCGACCAGAGGGTCGCCGTGACCTCGTCGAAGCACGTGGACGTGCTCGGGGAAGAGCAGATCGACGTGCTGGCGGGCGCGCGACAGAGCCCCGGCTGGGGAATGAAGGTGGATGCGACCACGAGGAACGTCACCTACGGCAACGTGACCGGCGAATGGAAGGGTGAGATCACCGCGCAGGGCATTCACCTGGGCGCGCAGAGGCGCAGCATGGGCCTCGAATCCAAGCTGCAATCGACGACGGTGTCCCACGGGCGCACCTCGGTCGAGCTCGACGGAACGAGCATGACGCTGAAATCGACGCGCATCGAGCACACGGCGAACCTGATCTCGGTCAACGGCAAGCGGGTCATGATCGGGTGA
- a CDS encoding S1 RNA-binding domain-containing protein — translation MSYDDLLGRFVTLPVRRLGPPGAFLAVDSTDPRPNAPVLLLPRSEVPEGTKEGDELDVFVYLDSEERPTATLRSPKITLDEVAFLEVKDVTRYGAFFDWGLLKELLVPYGEQTRDLRVGERHPVGLFLDDRGRLAGTMRVSELLRDRGDYDLDEWIEGEAWRNDPEIGLFVILERRTVGLLPAYEPHGLSRGEKARFRVANILPDGNIELSLRGHAHEEIENDAARVLAVIGRPGAPRVGDRSSPEQIRSMFQLSKKAFKRAVGHLLKQGAVTIDPQGLLVPRRR, via the coding sequence ATGTCGTACGACGATCTGCTCGGCCGATTCGTGACCCTGCCGGTGCGGCGCCTGGGCCCGCCGGGCGCCTTTCTCGCCGTGGATTCGACAGACCCCCGCCCGAACGCACCCGTCTTGCTCCTGCCGCGGAGCGAGGTCCCCGAGGGCACGAAGGAGGGGGACGAGCTCGACGTATTCGTGTACCTCGACTCGGAAGAGCGGCCGACGGCGACGCTGCGCTCCCCGAAGATCACGCTCGACGAGGTCGCCTTCCTCGAGGTCAAGGACGTCACGCGGTACGGGGCGTTCTTCGACTGGGGGCTGCTGAAGGAGCTGCTCGTGCCCTATGGCGAGCAGACGCGCGACCTGCGTGTGGGCGAGCGGCACCCCGTCGGCCTCTTCCTCGACGACCGGGGGCGGCTGGCGGGCACGATGCGCGTGAGCGAGCTGCTCCGGGACCGGGGCGATTACGATCTCGACGAATGGATCGAGGGCGAGGCGTGGCGCAACGACCCCGAGATCGGCCTCTTCGTCATTCTGGAGCGAAGGACCGTGGGATTGCTCCCGGCCTACGAGCCGCACGGGCTCTCGCGCGGCGAGAAGGCGCGCTTTCGCGTGGCGAACATCCTGCCCGACGGCAACATCGAGCTGTCGCTGCGCGGGCACGCCCACGAGGAGATCGAGAATGACGCGGCGCGCGTGCTCGCGGTGATCGGGCGTCCGGGCGCGCCGCGGGTCGGCGATCGGTCGAGCCCGGAGCAGATTCGATCGATGTTCCAGCTCAGCAAGAAGGCCTTCAAGCGGGCCGTCGGTCATCTCCTGAAACAAGGGGCCGTCACGATCGATCCACAGGGATTGCTCGTGCCCCGTCGACGATGA
- a CDS encoding DUF3540 domain-containing protein has product MAKQSTAQKKAQAEILPLAGGGSVTVENGAAEIRDAEGRVVVRYLEGRAEIEVPDGDLVLAAPRGKVSIRAGSDLELSAEGELRQRAGGEVSVVATRILHTASHLAQKAERIEVTATRLVERTRDAYREATGLLETRAGRARAVVDDIWSLLSRRTTMASKDDTSIDGKRVLLG; this is encoded by the coding sequence ATGGCAAAGCAGAGCACGGCGCAAAAGAAGGCGCAGGCCGAGATCCTCCCCCTCGCGGGCGGGGGCTCGGTGACCGTGGAGAATGGCGCGGCCGAGATCCGCGACGCGGAGGGGCGCGTGGTCGTCCGTTACCTGGAGGGGCGCGCCGAGATCGAGGTGCCCGACGGAGACCTCGTGCTCGCCGCGCCGCGCGGGAAGGTGTCGATCCGCGCGGGGAGCGATCTCGAGCTTTCGGCCGAGGGCGAGCTGCGGCAGAGGGCCGGCGGCGAGGTGAGCGTGGTGGCGACGCGCATCCTCCACACGGCGAGCCACCTCGCCCAGAAGGCCGAGCGGATCGAGGTCACCGCGACGCGCCTGGTCGAGCGCACGCGCGACGCGTACCGCGAGGCCACGGGGCTGCTCGAGACGCGCGCCGGGCGGGCGCGCGCGGTGGTGGACGATATCTGGTCGCTCCTGTCACGGCGGACGACCATGGCCTCGAAGGACGACACGAGCATCGACGGCAAGCGGGTCTTGCTGGGCTGA
- a CDS encoding PLP-dependent aminotransferase family protein — MVKGPAANRPWRLDLPLDPESRTPLYLQLVQAVIRDIRRGRLKPGDALPGARTLAGALGVTRKTVVTAMDELVTQGWLSTEPARGTFVAPAPPAHAVADADLRSRPPPEPPRPPGSAQGARGGAAARGRARGTLAFDDGAPDPRLAPVEALARAHRRALLELTRAGLGYGDPRGDIALRALLAAFLNQARGLSVDADQVLITRGSQMALFLAGRALLREPGDRIAVEDPGYRPAWEAFRLGGAELVPVAVDAEGLCVDQLADLPQRPPLRAVYATPHHQYPTTASLSPRRRARLLELAAARGFTVIEDDYDYEFHFDGRPLLPLSSSGDLGSVVYVGSLSKLLAPWVRVGYLVASRALVQRAAALREVVDRQGDPALERAIAELLEDGELQRHARKARRAYEERRDLLADLLRSALPGDLSFQVPAGGLALFCEARGVVDLERWRARAEERGLLFNPGRAHAFDGAPRPWLRLGYASLAPEELREAVARLARSRP; from the coding sequence ATGGTGAAGGGTCCAGCCGCAAACCGCCCGTGGCGCCTCGATCTGCCGCTCGATCCGGAGAGCCGCACCCCGCTCTATCTGCAGCTGGTGCAGGCGGTGATCCGGGACATCCGGCGCGGGCGGCTCAAGCCCGGCGACGCGCTGCCCGGCGCGCGCACGCTCGCTGGCGCGCTCGGCGTGACGCGCAAGACGGTGGTCACGGCCATGGACGAGCTGGTGACCCAGGGCTGGCTCAGCACCGAGCCGGCGCGCGGCACCTTCGTCGCCCCCGCGCCGCCGGCGCACGCGGTCGCCGACGCCGATCTGCGCTCACGTCCGCCGCCCGAGCCACCTCGGCCGCCCGGATCGGCCCAGGGCGCCCGCGGGGGAGCTGCGGCGCGCGGTCGAGCGCGCGGCACCCTGGCTTTCGACGACGGCGCCCCCGACCCTCGCCTCGCCCCCGTGGAGGCGCTTGCGCGGGCCCATCGCCGCGCGCTCCTCGAGCTGACCCGCGCGGGCCTCGGCTACGGCGATCCGCGCGGCGACATCGCCCTCCGCGCGCTGCTCGCCGCCTTCCTCAACCAGGCGCGCGGGCTCTCCGTGGACGCGGATCAGGTGCTGATCACGCGGGGCAGCCAGATGGCCCTCTTCCTCGCCGGCCGCGCGCTCCTCCGCGAGCCCGGCGACCGCATCGCCGTCGAGGACCCCGGCTACCGGCCGGCCTGGGAGGCATTTCGTCTCGGCGGCGCGGAGCTCGTTCCCGTGGCCGTCGACGCCGAGGGGCTCTGCGTGGATCAGCTCGCCGATCTGCCGCAGCGACCCCCGCTGCGCGCGGTCTACGCCACGCCGCACCACCAGTACCCCACCACCGCCTCGCTCTCCCCGCGCCGCCGCGCGCGGCTACTCGAGCTCGCCGCCGCGCGCGGGTTCACGGTGATCGAGGACGATTACGATTACGAGTTTCACTTCGACGGCCGCCCTCTCTTGCCGCTCTCGAGTTCGGGGGATCTCGGCTCGGTGGTGTACGTCGGTTCGCTCTCCAAGCTGCTCGCGCCCTGGGTGCGCGTCGGCTACCTGGTGGCGAGCCGCGCGCTCGTGCAGCGCGCCGCCGCCCTCCGCGAGGTGGTGGACCGGCAGGGAGATCCCGCATTGGAGCGCGCCATCGCCGAGCTGCTCGAGGATGGCGAGCTGCAGCGCCACGCCCGCAAGGCGCGCCGCGCCTACGAGGAGCGCCGCGATCTGCTCGCGGACCTGCTCCGGTCGGCGCTCCCGGGCGATCTGTCGTTCCAGGTGCCCGCCGGGGGCCTCGCGCTCTTCTGCGAGGCGCGCGGCGTCGTCGATCTGGAGCGCTGGCGGGCGCGCGCCGAGGAGCGGGGGCTCCTCTTCAACCCCGGCCGCGCGCACGCCTTCGACGGCGCGCCCCGGCCCTGGCTGCGCCTCGGATACGCCTCGCTGGCCCCCGAGGAGCTGCGCGAGGCCGTCGCGCGGCTCGCGCGGAGCCGCCCCTGA
- a CDS encoding dihydrodipicolinate synthase family protein, whose product MDQPRGTASPPDAPAQRHLKAAAKTNAPLRGVIAYPITPFRDDGRLDLHRLRAIVERMVQAKVHAVAPLGSTGVLPYLDDEEREAVAEAVIQQVAGRVPTLVGVSSLTTERTVHHARLAERLGATAVMILPMSYWKLTDAEIVRHFDAVASAVGLPIALYNNPATGGLDLAPEVIARILEIPSVTMVKESTGDVNRMHRLVQLCGEGVAFYNGSNPLALAAFVAGARGWCTAAPHIIPELNVALYEAIAERGDLAAARALFYRQLPFLQFIVKHGLPRAITAALELTGNPAGPLRAPLLPLEAGPKEELRRILADLGVLPR is encoded by the coding sequence ATGGACCAGCCTCGAGGCACGGCGTCGCCCCCTGACGCCCCGGCGCAGCGCCATCTGAAGGCCGCAGCGAAGACGAACGCGCCGCTCCGGGGCGTGATCGCGTACCCGATCACGCCGTTCCGCGACGACGGCCGGCTCGATCTGCACCGGCTCCGCGCCATCGTGGAGCGAATGGTGCAAGCGAAGGTGCACGCCGTGGCCCCGCTGGGCAGCACCGGCGTCTTGCCGTACCTCGACGACGAGGAGCGCGAGGCCGTCGCCGAGGCCGTGATCCAGCAGGTGGCCGGCCGGGTCCCCACCCTGGTCGGCGTCTCCAGCCTGACCACCGAGCGCACGGTGCACCACGCGCGCCTCGCGGAGCGGCTCGGCGCGACCGCGGTGATGATCCTGCCGATGAGCTACTGGAAGCTCACCGACGCGGAGATCGTCCGGCATTTCGACGCGGTGGCCAGCGCGGTCGGCCTTCCCATCGCGCTCTACAACAACCCCGCCACCGGCGGGCTCGATCTCGCGCCCGAGGTGATCGCGCGCATCCTGGAGATCCCCAGCGTGACCATGGTCAAGGAGAGCACCGGCGACGTGAACCGGATGCACCGCCTCGTGCAGCTCTGCGGAGAGGGGGTGGCGTTCTACAACGGGAGCAACCCGCTCGCGCTCGCGGCGTTCGTGGCGGGGGCTCGCGGCTGGTGCACGGCGGCCCCGCACATCATCCCCGAGCTGAACGTGGCGCTCTACGAGGCCATCGCCGAGCGCGGCGATCTCGCGGCGGCGCGGGCGCTGTTCTACCGGCAATTGCCCTTCCTGCAGTTCATCGTCAAGCACGGCCTGCCCCGGGCGATCACCGCGGCGCTGGAGCTGACCGGCAACCCCGCAGGGCCGCTGCGCGCGCCTCTCCTGCCGCTGGAGGCGGGCCCGAAGGAGGAGCTGCGGCGGATCCTGGCGGACCTGGGCGTGCTCCCCCGCTGA
- a CDS encoding DUF4150 domain-containing protein yields the protein MLPATTTAAGTCQGPADVCDTPTPGGMVPTPYVNIAMLPSTVGFAPHVFVVMRQAVIQSSTIPISSGDEPGVGGGVISKVFVGLARPRMVSSKVYFAGGKAVYHTSGWGMNGANANVPMGAQVEPSQTKVLISP from the coding sequence ATGCTACCTGCAACGACGACCGCAGCAGGCACGTGCCAGGGCCCGGCCGACGTGTGCGACACGCCCACGCCCGGCGGTATGGTGCCCACGCCCTACGTCAACATCGCCATGTTGCCCTCGACCGTGGGATTCGCCCCGCATGTATTCGTGGTGATGCGCCAGGCCGTGATTCAATCGTCGACCATCCCGATCAGCTCGGGCGACGAGCCAGGCGTGGGCGGAGGGGTGATCTCGAAGGTGTTCGTGGGGCTCGCGCGCCCGCGGATGGTGAGCTCGAAGGTGTATTTCGCGGGCGGCAAGGCCGTTTACCACACCTCGGGCTGGGGAATGAACGGCGCGAACGCGAATGTGCCGATGGGGGCGCAGGTGGAGCCTTCACAAACGAAGGTGTTGATCTCGCCCTAA